The Pungitius pungitius chromosome 14, fPunPun2.1, whole genome shotgun sequence genome contains the following window.
ctgtaaatcATTTCTGCAACTTTTTTGAGTTTTAAGTGTGGAACGTCTAATGCATAATTTGCATGCACCATATGTGAACTTCAGGAAAgttaaaaagcatttttattaatgattttgttttaaatgggtttttaaACTCATTTGTTTCGTTTCTACCATGAGCCTTGATCTTTGCTTTCTTGACAACATACTCAGCAATAGTGAAAATTAAGTTTTTATTACGGATTTCCAATATTTTTTGGGATATCAATGATTCTACTGTTTTAGTGGGGTAGACATTTGTATATTATATCAACAATAAAGTTTGCTGCTGATGAAACCCGTTGCTTTTGTGACCCATTAAGCCGCATGGCTCTATGAATGGACATTTTGTTCGGTATAGACATTCATGGTGGTGCTCATGATGCTTTCTAATGACTTCGGTGATCccgattttattcatttttattttatttagccGCCGCATTGTGGttgatttttatgttttttttttgtatcattgtAGAGCCAAGAATaaaggtttgtgtttttatagaaATTTAAAGGAACAGTAAATTATCCAATTAGAAAGGTCTTTTAGGGTTTTAACGAGATAATCCACTTTAGTAATTACACCTTTTCATTAGCACCATTACCAGGGCTTAATGTCCAATTGTTTTTCAAGTGATGTTGTTAACCTTGGCCTTTTTgtcttatgtttttttaatcatctatCAACAAATGTTAACAACTTAACACCATATATGATCACACTGTAAGCAGCATGCTGGCTTTAGTAGCATAAGTTACATCTCTCACAAAGCCGGCAGCATGgctgtacaaaaataaaaattgactTTATTCCCATGTATCAGATAAGTAAACTAGATATTCGAGAAAATAAACGTTTTGCATTATTTGTCTCGGTGTTAACGCTAAACGAATcgtatatattttgtattttcatgttCTTTAAAGAGCCGAGATAcgcgtgttttgtgtgtgtgttgaggtttTGCGACGACCAATCACAATCTAGGAATATCTAGGACAACCAATTAGATTTCCCACTGCCACCCGAGGACCCGCCCTCTCACCCACTATTAATTTGGCAGGCAGACGCGCTGCAGGATCTATTGCACAGAGAACGGACACCGTTTGACAGTCTGATACCGATCTGGACCAATAGTATCTGCAAAAATGGTTGATGCTTTCTGCGCCACATGGAAACTGGTCGACAGCCAGAACTTTGATGAATACATGAAGGCACTAGGTAAGACAGTTCACCTTTTTACTTGAAATGAGATATTATTTAGTGTGGGAAATATTGCATTCTATTGTCTTTATGTACAGCATATTAATGCATTACTACTAAAGGCCCTTTTTTTGACAGGTGTTGGTTTTGCCACTAGACAAGTGGGCAACGTCACCAAACCAACAGTAGAGATCAGCCAGGATGGAGACAAAGTGGTGATTAAAACGCTCAGCACCTTCAGGAACACTGAGATCTCCTCCAAACTTGGAGAGGAGTTTGATGAGACCACAGCTGACGACCGACAGGTCAAAGTAAGCGGAGTAAAAACTGGTTGTAATCTTCACTGCGCTCTATCATACCTTTGGATGGTTTAATTTTGTATTCTGCTTGCAGTCTATCTTCACCATGGAAGGAGACAAACTCGTGCAAGTGCAGAGGTGGGATGAAAAGGAGACCAAATTTGTCAGAGAAATCAAGGATGGGAAGCTGGTGGCGGTAAGATTGAATAACGCACACAATTTAATGTAGTATGAAATGAAACACTACAAGTGAGAAATAACTTTTTACTTGTAAATATGATTACAGTTATCAGTTTAGTGTTCCTTTATCCCTCCATAAAGTACTTGTGTGAAGCATTTTGTATTGCCTTTTATGTAAAAATTGCATTGCTTGTTAAACCTGATTCTATATGaactgcaaaaaaatgtttttgttgataCTGTGCATTAAAACCACATGTGAGTGTTAACTGGCATCATGTAATTTAGTTTCTCTCTTCTTTGCTCCCCCAGACTTTGACTTTTGAGGGAGTCCAGGCAGTCCGCACATATGAGAAAGCCTAACTTTTCCATCCACCTCCATATGCAAATAATTTATCCACTGCAAACAATCAACCAGGTGTTCTTTTTCATATAGTTATGCCGTAATTTGCACTGGATTTGCTATTGGAACATGAGATAAATATTTTGGAAAATTATTTTATAAGATCTTTTTGTTAGAAATTCCCACTGTGAAGGGcctaaacattttcaaaatggaaaaataaactgGTCGTCTAAACCTTGATGTCTCAGCGTTTTCATTCGGTATTTAAAAGTCGTGAGTTCCATCAGTACCACTTTCAaacctcttcagactctacctttactAAAACagtaacaaactgtagcactaacaaattgttgCACTTAAAtcatacttataatggcactatAACATGCTTTAAAACTGCTTATTTTACGAAAAcatgttcttctgagtttgtatctacggttgaaatgcacttattgtaagtcgctttggataaaagcgtcagctaaatgacatgtagtgtaataACCTAAGTTGTGGGAACAGCACTTTCCCTGTGACGGGCGAGTTGCAGGTGACAGCTGCAGGGTGACGGGGCCGCggccgcagcagcagccagtGAAACTCACAGGGATGAATGTCCTTTAGTAACTCCCAGATGGtcagagacgaggaggagggggaggaggaggaggggggggggggtggggctggtGATGTCACATGCCCCGGGGTAATCCGGTTTTAGTCCTGGTGTCATTGCGTAGAAGGCATCATTCGATGGTGTGTGGACCAACGATTGAACGCTGATGCTGGCGTGACGGATGACAGACAGCGGTAAGAGATTACGCCGTGCCGGATGTAAGCCGCTTGTACCAAGCTCTTATAgttaaaaatgtacaatttgaATCTCTCAATACAGTTTCACAGTGATTACACCACTTGTGGATTCGGTtctgtgttcattttaaaattcaaccaCCTATCCTCTGTCTTTCCCACGTTCTAAGAAGCCAGGCTTTCCTGCCCCGCGTGCTGTGTCCTGCCTACTGAACGCTGAATACAAGTGGCCATTCTTCTTGTCTCAATGCACAGGCCGCTGAGTTTTTGGCCATCTCTGAATAGAGTGTGACACAAAGAAACCGTGGTAACTGGAGTGGAATTCATTTGTCTGTTGCTCACTGAATGAATTTAAAACAATTACTTGTTCATGCTCTAGTTATGGTAAGCCAAAAAATGCCTACATTCCCACATAAGCAGGCAACGTTATCTTAGGTGGGCGAGCCGGTTACAAGACACGTTTGTGTAGCAACTTTCTCAGCAGCACAATCGCACTAAAAGTATAGAAAGGGGAGACATTCTGTGTTGGAGAAACCGTGAGAAATTCCCGTTGAGTGTAGCCTTTTCTGCTCTAAATGCGCTACCCGGGAGAGCCAAGGGAGTTTCCTCTTTGTGTGGAGTGACCAGTGGTAACCCCTCTCCGGCCTCATTAGGGCAATTCAGCACGAGGAACTGACCCTCTCCTTTCAGTTTGTATGGATTTACTCAGTGTGGGAAAGATGACAATTGACAAAAAGAAGCACttgtacatgttttaatgtcacaTTGCTACTCTTCACATAGACAAATTCATTTGGTTACGGTAAAATAGGAGTTGCAGAAGTGATGGTTAAGGGGATAAGGCGAACAATCTTGCCACTTATTTAACTATTTACAACAAGATTATTTCAAAGGGGACTCGATAAATTCCAATGTGTTGCTATTctcaaaggaggaaaaaaacgtcacaaaaacatttgtgagcataaaacacaaacaatcacaTTTCATGCACATTACATTCGAGGACTATAAGATAAATGTACATTGATCAATCAGAATtgagaaaataattatttattgcACATCCTAACAAGTCCTTTTTAGGTCATTAAATTAAAACCATACAAACAATATTCATCTATTGTCCCCTCAAATCAAAACGCCATTTGTCACACTAGCAACAATATCTTTTGCTCAAATTCTTGATCTCAAAATACATATGCAAAGACAGCACATTGCGATTTCGGGAAGAAGGACCTATGCACCATCAACGCATGTACTATTATTCTAATGAAGCAGATGAGGAGATTTCCTTTTGAGTGGACTTGGGCCACAAGCTCCATGAACTGTCTTCCATGCGGCATATGGAGCAGAATTTAAAGAGGCATATGTAAACAACAGCTTGTACAAGCTGAGATTCGACGTAGAAGTTTACATCTGAGATCATCGGCCCAAACATGTGACGCCATCTGCATCCATGTAGAGTGTGATCACATGATGTGCAGATATATTCACATGTGTAAATGATACATCTCAATGTTTCACTTTGGTGTCAACATAACCACAGTAACAACGTTCAAGTTTTCAAAACCTGTAAAGAGCTGATTATTGCAGCTCTTGTCATCATCTTTCATACGATTACTCAGAGATTTCAAATATATAACTTGGATTCAATTTTTCACCagtaaatgtattcaaaatcgaTCTGAAATCATGTCACCCACTCTGTACAGAACAGGATATTTGTTTGTATGTTGTTTGTAAGGTAATACAAATCCTTTGTATGTAATCAAAGATatgcattaataaaatgttatatGTTAGAAACCTGTTCAAAAGGTTGCTGCAATATAACATGTAGGCTATTTACATATTTGCGCACATTTCTGGTCTTTCAAGTGACCAGTGCAACAGTGCGAGACTATTCTTTACTTGCTCTCTAATTGACTTCAACAAGTTTGATCAAATTCAAATGCCTGAAGTCAAAGAATTGGAACCGAGTGAGCAGTTGGGAAAATCCTTTTCCGACATGTCTTCATTCATTCTGACAGGTACAGGCGATGCAATGCGCCAATGTCCGAATCAGGAGCGTGTGCACATGTCCACAGTTAAATAAGACTTTATAGGTAGTGTTTCATCAGTATGTTTGGGAGCTCTCATATACAGTGCGTGGTCATTCCTTTAGACACATTACAGACAGTAGTCAAGAACAGAAACAAGACATCTGTCTTGACAGAGAAACATGTGTAAAAACAAGATTTCCTTGAaattaatgaaaatatatatatataagaataaTGGAATAATCAACAAACCCTATAAATGCCCAATTGGTTCCAGGGCTTTAAAAGCTTTCAAATACACACTAAAAATCTACCCATATATAATGCAATgaaggaaaaagttgaaattaCACATGGTGCATAAAAATGTTACTGTACAGACCACTTTTCAAGTAAATGCGGGGAATCAGCGCTCTGTCCACCTTGAATCCACAATTGTGGCCATTTTGTACCTTGTTTAAAGCCCTATGTTCCTTCTTTAAAAAACTGCATTTGCTGTGAGGATCTAAATGCATGATCCTCCGAGGTAATACTCTATATAGTTCCATCATTCTCAAGATATCCAACTTTTAAAACCATtgaacacacaaaataaataacaaaatggaAAGGAATGACACTGGCTTCATGTATTCGGTACGAGAGCTCAACCAAATCTGGAAGTGAAAGAAAATCGGACCGTCACATTAAATCCCCCATCATCCTTTGCTGTTCAGGGTTTTCTCATGAGAACCAACAGCAGGGCTGCTCTCAGCAGCGCAGGGTGTGACCTTGTCATTATCAGTAAAATTGTCAAAATTCTAAACCTCAGACTGGATTCAGACTGAAGCTTCAAATATGCATCGGCGAGAAGGCGTGGAAAGGAAATTGGGCCTCGTCCTCGTCCAAAAAGAAACACTGGAAGTAGGGCATCTCTTCTGTGGAGGACAATACGACATGAGGCAGTACAGTTCAGTTCACTTTGACCCTCGCCTCGCTCTGGCAGAAGAACACCGCGCATGCAAGCTACACATTTGAGTGACAATTTGCTAATGAGAGGGGGCTTTTGTACTTACCTTGAATCTGGAAGCTGTCTGATACTGAATGCTCAGCTATCAAAAGAAGAACACAATTGTAATCATAAAACAATAGTGTCACATTACTCAAAAAGACTGCTTTCCGATACAGTACCTTTTATTTCCCCCTCCATGGCAGCTTTCTTCTCGGTAGATCTTTCTACAAAAAAATGAGCATTTTCTTTGTTGAAATAAAGTTAGAATATTATCTTCAATAAAGTTAGGTCTTAACAAACAGCTGTACCTTTCTTTGGTGGCTCCTGTATCTCTTTAAGAACTCTATCAgctggaaataaataataattatcagtCAAAGATTCAAAATCACTTCCTGCAGAGCAGACAGCAACTGTTGTACTGCACCTTGAGCTTTCTCCTCTTTGCTTGTCCTCTTCTCAaagtttttttctaaaataaataaataatggttaTTTCTGTCCATAAATAAATCCTGTCTCCAGTGTACAGTAGACGAAGAAGACACTTTACGAACTCTGACCGCTGCAATCAATCACAAAGTTTCCATATACAGCATATCGTGGATGTAATGAAAGAATTGGCCACTACATAAAGGTTGTATGTACCTTTCTTTGTTGCAGGagatttgactttttcttttagaaCCTCGAGTAGTAGTAAAGAAATGGACAATTAAAGGGATTTCCTTTACCTCTTGTATGAGCCAGTGTAGCATAAACACGTTTTCATTCTCGCTCCAGAACAACAATGTTAAACATTACTTAGAATGTATAAGTGGTTGTAAAAGGACATGCCCAAACAGTGAACACATTAGGATTGTTTCACCAGCATGCGTGTTCAGTCAAATAATGGATAATAAACACTCAATTCCACGCCTACGATGCACAATGCATGTTTCATAGAAAATCTGTGGTATTTTGTAAATGATTGTCTATAAACCTATAAGAAAATAGTTAGGGTTTCTTAAATTGATCTAAGTAGTTGTGAGATAAGATGCAAATGTCCTCATACTACACACAGTACCTTTCTTCACTGCAGCCAGTTTGTCCTTTCCTTTAGGAGTCTCCAGTTCTACAAAAGGGAAAGTAAAGTCAGGCTGACATTGGGGACCCAGAACTTGAGAACAAAAGCCACTATTAGCTTGTTCTTCAACTCTGCTTATTGCAGCTGCGGGGCCACAGCATTACAACAACAATATTGGTTTAACCTCTAGAAGCAGCTTGCAGAGGATGAGGCATCTACAACTAGAAAGCAGTTATTAGTTTTAAACAGTGAAACTCAGTTGAACAGATTCATATTATTGATTTGTACCCTATTGTGTACCCTTTTGTACCCTTTTGAAGAGCAAAAACAATGCTCACTTCACAATTAGTGGTTGTTTGTCCGCTTCTAATGCTTCCAGCTCGATGCAATGTCTTTGATAAATTCtctaaatgtattattctttttattttataatctcCGACATTTACAACACTGAGAATGGTCTTCGCTTTGGAATCTCAGCCCTTTATTGGCTCCATTCCGAATTATAAAAGCATTACATCATCTGTGTGTGCAGTGGTTGTCAGACTACACCTGTTCACGCAGACTATTCCTCAGCATCACTGTGTGAAAACAGCAGTTTCCAGTTTCTGTGGAGCTCCTACAGTGAAATCCTTTCCCAAAATGTTGATTTATTATCGCTCTCATGGACAAAACACTTGTTTCTCTCCTGAGCAATCCAATCAGAGCGTTTACACAACATGACCTACATTGCCTAACTAGATCACTATAATTACAATCTCACATGGATTACTCTCAAACAGCACTAATGTACCTTTCTTCACGTTGGCTGCTTTGGACTTTTTCTTCAATACTTCTGTGAGAAAAGCCCATTAATGCATGTTCATTTGTGACGATACGCTTTAATTAGAGCGCATTAAAGGATAATGTTAAACTGACttaataaaagtaataattCAGTACATTCACTAAAAGCACTGTCCCCAAAATCACAGTGTTAGATGTAAATGTTGGATTGGTACCTTTTTGTTTGGCCATGTCCTTTGGTATTGAAGGCTCTGAGTAGAtaagaatgtaatttctgttgaTGTCATCTAGTTTGTTTAAGTTGTGGAAGTAGGACAACAGTTAGTGTCTAACTACAAGCCAGTCTAACTTAAATCAGCGCGGGCTACCTTTCGTCCTGAGGAGGGATTTGACATCTCCCTCCTTGGTGTCATCCTCAGTTTTAGAAGGAGctaattaatgaatgaaaatgtattttcaaattgtgacttttcatcattttaaaataaatttaaaatactttgtctcgtctgttttttttgttgaaacctACCTTTCTTTCCACGAGGTGGCTTAGGCGTCTCCTTTGATAACTTTATTGCTGagcataatgaaaatgatttttgttaGTTAAACTTTTACCAAATAATGATGGATTGAGTTGGCTTTACCTTTTCTGGCGAGAAGGAGCTTGGTCTCAGGTtctaaagagaaagaaaaagaagtggcGTGATTAGACTACATCACATTTCTTAGAGATCTGATTTAATATGTCGGATCTGAATATTTTACGGTTTCCTCCtctgaaaatgagaaaatgcaTCCATACAACTAATGAGCACCTTTCTGTGAGGTTTtagtctttcttttttcttttagagcAGCTTCTATAAtaaaagaaaggagaggaaatGTCACAATTAGCCTATTTAAATAAACAAGCTTAGAAAACTGATCACAAATGGCAAGTGGCCAAATTGACTGAGAAAATGATAGAAATGAAATGGAATCACTTTTCACGTGACACTAATGTAACACCATATTCATATCAACATTACTGTTTTGAGGCATTACGAGGAATTAAAGCATGAATCTCTAAGAGAATTTCATCAGCGGCCACATCCTTATAAAATAACCATAGAAACACATTCCTGCTgcattccttcttttctttagaTCAAAATCTTCCTTCAAAATCACATGTAAGAGAAATACACAACACGATTAATTCTAATGTATGAAGttcattcaaaatcaacaaaattaaccaattaaataaaaccaaaagacACATGGATCGTGCACTAAAAGGAGATAAACCAGCCTTTGGTGGGAGTCAGTGGCTCGGCCTTCTTCTCCCCGAGAACCTCAGCTTCtaaaacaaataacaacaaaaacggaaGTTGTCCATTTGATTGTAGCCCGTTTAATACTGGCACAGTTTATTTACACACTCAAACCACATAATAACATAagattttatatttcttttatttcataataaataatatagtAATTTCGACATAAATTAGGTATGAGTAAATTTGATAAAATTCGGTAactacctttttttgtttgtgctggTTTGACTTTCTGTTTTTGAGTTATAGACACTATGAATGAGAAAATATAGAtgtgttaaaagtaaaaaaagatgaaagctTTGGTTTATTTAAAATTTTGAAACGCATCAATGGATGTTGAGCAGTCGTCCCTTTAAATATCAAAATACATAATGGTCAACCtatgaaaagaataaaagggTAAAACCAAAAGATACTGTATACCTTTCTTTAGTTTCACAATCTCCACTTTATCCTTTGCTATTGATACATTTTTGTGCAGTACTTTTGCCGCTGTTAGAAAATATTTAAAGCACAAACAAACTACAAGGACTAGTTTTGTCTTAATTGGAGCAGGTCCTTCATTCCAGAAAGTTAAATACAACCAAATGTCATTTTCCAAACCAAACCTAATACCATGATTTAAATCttatgtaatgtttaaaatgtacctTACCTTTTTTTGCAGAAACTGCTTTGACTTCCTTTTTTGGCACTTTGACCTCTGAAATAGTGAATAAGTGTAGGTTTAGGCTCATCGACAACCATCTGAAACATGGAAGAATCTGAtattatgtaaaaaaaccaaagccGTACCTTTTTTCACAGGCACTATTTTGACTGTGAGTTTGACCAGAGACGCATTTCTGGGAGCGACTTCTCGTTCTGCAAGCAGCCAAAACATCAaaatcaaatgacacacacagtatgttgttccaatttattattataatattattataacatttacaaatgatACCTCTTTTCATGTCAACTGCTTTGGCCTTTTCTTTTAGAGCAACAGCTTCTGTGCGTCAAACACGTAACCGGTTTAATCTCCATTCTAAcaatcattttcctttttgctAATTGAATTGTTTGTGTTACCTTTCTTAGCAGGAGCTGCTTTCGCTTTGTCCTTTGAAACGTCTTTGTGACAAAATAGGATAGAGAGGTAGGTTAAACTTTATTTTAGTTAAATATGCATTGTGAAATCCTTAACTTAACTTTTACAATTTTTACAAAATTACAAGCATCCTTTTACCTTTCTTCGTGGGTTCTGGTTTGGCCTTCAAGTCAGAATGTTTAGGAATCTCTATTATTGCTAAACATAAAAGATATATTCAGAAAGGGTAAAATATCAcagttgagattttttttatggTCTATTATCTCACCTGGTTTTGTAACATTGAGAAGTACTTTAATCCTCTGTGCAGCCTTCTTAGGTTCATCATCTGAATTAAAAAGGCAAAGCTGATCAGTGAACAgtttcacacaaaaaatactGCAGAAAGAGATAAAGCGACATATTAATCTTTCCTTCATCCGGGTCCAGTCAGGACTCTCTGTAACGTTCTATGATTATTCACTTCTAAAGTTCGACTGATAATTTACCATTATTAATTGCTAATATCGTGATACTATTATGAGCTTTGTTACAGGCTTCATGGATGGTTTTCCATTACCTTGTTTTACACGCGTAGGTTTGATGTTTTCCTTTGGTTCCTTTACGGGCTCTTTATGAGCTGCCCCTGGAAAAAGAATTCAAAACCTTTAAGATTACGTTTATATAAAGATCCGTTTTTATGATGTTGCACTTTCTTTGGATATGTAACGTGTGTGCATCTGTTGTACCgatgaaatgtttttgaccAAAAATGTGTATTGTATCTAACTGAAATATGGCTTATTTGTAATGTTTAATTGTTGTGTTGGTTGGTTTCATTATTGAAATAAGACATTATTGAGCAACTAAACTAAAAGCATCagcatcaaataaaaacattcctcATACCTTTCTTTGCAGATTCTTGTTTGGCTTTCACTTTAGGAGCTTCAGGAACCTCTATTATTGGgaataatttgaaaaatgtaattatttactcattttattttccGTTGAACGTGTATTTTATAGGACTTTATGCACACAGTAATTCTAACAGACGGTTTGAGTCAAGGAAAACATTCAGATTCTTGACATGTCCTATTGATACACATCAAGCGGTTTGTTGATGACCCCACTGTAGGTAGAAGTTACCATGTGGTGACAGTGAGTTAGTGAGTTACTTACTTGTCTTTGTGACATCCATGTGCTCCTTTTTCAGTTTAGGAACTGACTGCTTCTTTGCAGTTCTTAAGCCATCCACTGCCCCCTCGGGTTCATCAGCTGAAATGAACAGCAGTACTGCTTCATTACATTTCTACTAATATTGGGTGTCAAATTGTACCTTCCAATGTTCTTGGAAAAAAATTACAGATGATGGaattttaatgtgatttttgTGGATGACTATAGGAGACACAGAGCAATTGTGAGCAATTGACCAGTAATATTGTTTTCGTGTGACGTTCTCTCTTTAAGTCCTTTTCATCAACTGGGCTTATGGAAAAAAATCTACCAAACACAAGAATGAACCACCACTGTCAAATCTAAGGACAACACAACCGAAGATGCTGGAGTTTAACAGTTACTTGATATTGCTATGAACTTCTTAAATGCTTTGTTAATATCCCATTTCCATAATAAAACCGTCCATAGTGCGATTCACTTTTTAAGAATGTGTgataaaatagttttaaatacTGCTCCTCTATTAATTCATGATATTTTAAAGATTGACTGTTGATTGCCACCGTAGCTTTAAGTTCACATTAGGTTACCTGTCTTTGTAACAATCTTGTGGTCCTTTTTCGGGATAAGAACTGTCTGCTTTTTTGGAGCTTTCAGGACCTTGACTGCCCTCTTGGGTCCATCAACTGAAATGAACAGCAGAAAGTGACCAACAAGGACATTTTCAGGTTAGGACAGGCTctcgttttgtttttatttaaccaaCTTGGTTGGACCGTATCACCGAAAAATTCATCAATTACTAACACTAATATAAAATATCACTGTGATCAGAACTTTTACAAAGTGTATTATCTCACCTTCTTTTGTGACATTACGGTGTTCCTTCTTCAGAACAGATGCAACCTCTTTCAAGACTACTTTAATCCTCCTTGAAAGCTTTTTGGGTCGAAcgcctgtaaaaaaacaaatgaaaaaaaaagtttattattaattatactGAGGAAATTTGCTTGAACAAAAGTAACATACAAATCCATTTAGCTTTCTTTAAGGTCAAGTTAGGCTTCGCTTTGGGACTAATATTTGCAAACCTTTTGTTGTCTTGTATGATAAGAGTTTTGAGCAAGAATTTGATATATGACACTTTCTTAGATTGTTTAACGTTTTATCTGGGAAACAAATACaaagttttatgttttattttcatcataACATTAGTGTGCATTTTCATCCTTGAGAGGTCTGATAAAAGATTGGCAAGATTTTGGAGCATCCACACATCTAAATAAGAACTGGTTCATTTTACACATAAACTGACaattgacaaagaaaaaaaaggcatgttCTTAGCtttataaaaagggaaaattcaaaaattatttaatttgCTCATGTTAAACTTTAAATTTGTGTTTGTAGCACTTCTTGTAATACCTTATGTTAATAACGACATAACTGTAATCTAGGACTGTATCACTAAAAATCATCAATTACTAATACTTATACTAATACATAACATCACCGTGATCAGAACTTTTGCATAGTGTATTATCTCACCTGCTTTTGTGACATTAAGGTGTTCCTTCTCCAGAACCTCTTCCTTGACTACTTTAATCCTCCTCGCAGCCTTTTTGGTTGCAGCGTCTGAATAGAAATGTAAAGCTTTTTGACCAGTTTAACGTAGAGAGGAAGTATACAGTAATTGAAAAAATTACTAA
Protein-coding sequences here:
- the fabp7a gene encoding fatty acid binding protein 7, brain, a, producing MVDAFCATWKLVDSQNFDEYMKALGVGFATRQVGNVTKPTVEISQDGDKVVIKTLSTFRNTEISSKLGEEFDETTADDRQVKSIFTMEGDKLVQVQRWDEKETKFVREIKDGKLVATLTFEGVQAVRTYEKA